In one Terriglobales bacterium genomic region, the following are encoded:
- a CDS encoding NAD-dependent deacylase: MRLKIEIKPNDRVFVLTGAGVSAESGIPTFRGVGGLWRGYRIEQVASPEAWAADRRLVWDFYSMRRQVAAQAKPNPAHMALAELERRIGDRFTLVTQNVDNLHEQAGSQRVIHMHGELFKSRCDRCSREPFPDTNLYEQPVELPRCDCGGYVRPHICWFGEMPFDMDQIYAELATASVFVCIGSSGVVYPAAGFVKAVPTSTRTYYIGPEAPENVGLFDEVLEGKAGEVVPLALR; encoded by the coding sequence TTGCGGTTGAAGATCGAGATAAAACCAAACGATCGCGTTTTTGTGTTGACCGGCGCCGGTGTGAGTGCCGAAAGCGGCATTCCGACGTTCCGCGGCGTCGGCGGTTTGTGGCGCGGATATCGCATCGAACAAGTTGCTTCTCCCGAGGCATGGGCGGCCGACCGTCGCCTGGTATGGGATTTCTACTCCATGCGCCGACAGGTAGCGGCGCAGGCGAAGCCTAACCCGGCGCACATGGCGCTAGCGGAACTTGAGAGGCGAATCGGTGACCGGTTCACGCTCGTAACGCAGAACGTCGACAATCTGCACGAGCAGGCAGGATCGCAGCGGGTAATCCACATGCACGGAGAGCTTTTCAAAAGCCGCTGTGACCGCTGTAGCAGAGAACCGTTCCCTGACACGAATCTTTACGAACAACCCGTCGAACTGCCGCGATGCGATTGCGGCGGATACGTGCGCCCGCATATCTGCTGGTTCGGCGAAATGCCGTTCGATATGGACCAGATCTATGCCGAACTGGCTACGGCCAGTGTGTTCGTTTGCATTGGCAGTTCGGGAGTGGTCTATCCCGCGGCAGGATTCGTGAAGGCGGTTCCCACGAGCACGCGCACTTACTACATCGGCCCTGAAGCTCCGGAGAACGTCGGTTTGTTTGATGAGGTGCTGGAAGGAAAGGCGGGAGAGGTCGTCCCGCTGGCCTTGCGGTAA